The following are encoded together in the Astyanax mexicanus isolate ESR-SI-001 chromosome 8, AstMex3_surface, whole genome shotgun sequence genome:
- the LOC107197227 gene encoding uncharacterized protein LOC107197227 isoform X4 produces MMQSGSVLLCAVFITCFCYCDSSLDISVTQTPDELTVEEGQSVKISCCWNKIIPNIKVRWIKPNQTNKDLPTEILNNNCSVFSIRNACSNDTGLYICEVLQDIPVLVTVKGKGTTVRLLEKKKEVNPPAEKDSHKPPSSEKNKEYKVHIPDDVLIYILRCLPFITLLLAVCYLNRDTSKKTRTKTNRENILNPKELEEEDEEPGEEPELNEEPGEEGEQREVAARRGEPEPEERGEEPEISDKSDKMIMIR; encoded by the exons ATGATGCAGTCCGGCTCTGTGCTGCTGTGTGCTGTGTTTATAACCTGCTTCTGTTACTGCG ACTCCAGTTTAGACATTTCTGTGACCCAGACTCCAGATGAACTCACAGTGGAGGAAGGACAGAGTGTGAAAATCTCCTGTTGCTGGAATAAAATCATCCCTAATATTAAAGTGAGGTGGATTAAACCCAACCAGACTAATAAAGACCTTCCTACAGAAATCCTTAATAATAACTGCTCAGTTTTCTCTATAAGAAACGCCTGCAGTAATGATACAGGACTGTACATCTGTGAAGTTCTACAAGACATTCCTGTACTGGTTACTGTAAAAGGAAAAGGGACGACTGTGAGACtcctggaaaaaaaga AGGAAGTTAATCCACCAGCAGAGAAAGACTCTCACAAACCACCCAGTTCTGAAA aaaataaagagTATAAAGTCCATATTCCGGACGACGTCCTGATCTACATCCTCCGGTGCCTGCCCTTCATCACTCTGCTCTTAGCGGTGTGTTATCTCAACCGAGATACCAGCAAGAAAACACGGACTAAAACAA ACAGAGAGAATATCCTCAACCCaaaagagctggaggaggaggatgaagaaccGGGAGAAGAACCTGAGCTGAATGAAGAACCAGGAGAAGAAGGAGAGCAAAGAGAAGTGGCTGCAAGAAGAGGAGAACCAGAACCggaagagagaggagaagaaccAGAGATATcagataaatctgataaaatgataATGATCAGATAA
- the LOC107197227 gene encoding uncharacterized protein LOC107197227 isoform X3: protein MMQSGSVLLCAVFITCFCYCDSSLDISVTQTPDELTVEEGQSVKISCCWNKIIPNIKVRWIKPNQTNKDLPTEILNNNCSVFSIRNACSNDTGLYICEVLQDIPVLVTVKGKGTTVRLLEKKTEEVNPPAEKDSHKPPSSEKNKEYKVHIPDDVLIYILRCLPFITLLLAVCYLNRDTSKKTRTKTNRENILNPKELEEEDEEPGEEPELNEEPGEEGEQREVAARRGEPEPEERGEEPEISDKSDKMIMIR from the exons ATGATGCAGTCCGGCTCTGTGCTGCTGTGTGCTGTGTTTATAACCTGCTTCTGTTACTGCG ACTCCAGTTTAGACATTTCTGTGACCCAGACTCCAGATGAACTCACAGTGGAGGAAGGACAGAGTGTGAAAATCTCCTGTTGCTGGAATAAAATCATCCCTAATATTAAAGTGAGGTGGATTAAACCCAACCAGACTAATAAAGACCTTCCTACAGAAATCCTTAATAATAACTGCTCAGTTTTCTCTATAAGAAACGCCTGCAGTAATGATACAGGACTGTACATCTGTGAAGTTCTACAAGACATTCCTGTACTGGTTACTGTAAAAGGAAAAGGGACGACTGTGAGACtcctggaaaaaaaga CAGAGGAAGTTAATCCACCAGCAGAGAAAGACTCTCACAAACCACCCAGTTCTGAAA aaaataaagagTATAAAGTCCATATTCCGGACGACGTCCTGATCTACATCCTCCGGTGCCTGCCCTTCATCACTCTGCTCTTAGCGGTGTGTTATCTCAACCGAGATACCAGCAAGAAAACACGGACTAAAACAA ACAGAGAGAATATCCTCAACCCaaaagagctggaggaggaggatgaagaaccGGGAGAAGAACCTGAGCTGAATGAAGAACCAGGAGAAGAAGGAGAGCAAAGAGAAGTGGCTGCAAGAAGAGGAGAACCAGAACCggaagagagaggagaagaaccAGAGATATcagataaatctgataaaatgataATGATCAGATAA
- the LOC107197227 gene encoding uncharacterized protein LOC107197227 isoform X1, whose product MMQSGSVLLCAVFITCFCYCDSSLDISVTQTPDELTVEEGQSVKISCCWNKIIPNIKVRWIKPNQTNKDLPTEILNNNCSVFSIRNACSNDTGLYICEVLQDIPVLVTVKGKGTTVRLLEKKTMQMSRNDPGRVTRKADTSAAEEVNPPAEKDSHKPPSSEKNKEYKVHIPDDVLIYILRCLPFITLLLAVCYLNRDTSKKTRTKTNRENILNPKELEEEDEEPGEEPELNEEPGEEGEQREVAARRGEPEPEERGEEPEISDKSDKMIMIR is encoded by the exons ATGATGCAGTCCGGCTCTGTGCTGCTGTGTGCTGTGTTTATAACCTGCTTCTGTTACTGCG ACTCCAGTTTAGACATTTCTGTGACCCAGACTCCAGATGAACTCACAGTGGAGGAAGGACAGAGTGTGAAAATCTCCTGTTGCTGGAATAAAATCATCCCTAATATTAAAGTGAGGTGGATTAAACCCAACCAGACTAATAAAGACCTTCCTACAGAAATCCTTAATAATAACTGCTCAGTTTTCTCTATAAGAAACGCCTGCAGTAATGATACAGGACTGTACATCTGTGAAGTTCTACAAGACATTCCTGTACTGGTTACTGTAAAAGGAAAAGGGACGACTGTGAGACtcctggaaaaaaaga CAATGCAAATGtcacggaatgacccaggcagggtgacgaggaaagcggacacaagtgcag CAGAGGAAGTTAATCCACCAGCAGAGAAAGACTCTCACAAACCACCCAGTTCTGAAA aaaataaagagTATAAAGTCCATATTCCGGACGACGTCCTGATCTACATCCTCCGGTGCCTGCCCTTCATCACTCTGCTCTTAGCGGTGTGTTATCTCAACCGAGATACCAGCAAGAAAACACGGACTAAAACAA ACAGAGAGAATATCCTCAACCCaaaagagctggaggaggaggatgaagaaccGGGAGAAGAACCTGAGCTGAATGAAGAACCAGGAGAAGAAGGAGAGCAAAGAGAAGTGGCTGCAAGAAGAGGAGAACCAGAACCggaagagagaggagaagaaccAGAGATATcagataaatctgataaaatgataATGATCAGATAA
- the LOC107197227 gene encoding uncharacterized protein LOC107197227 isoform X2, with the protein MMQSGSVLLCAVFITCFCYCDSSLDISVTQTPDELTVEEGQSVKISCCWNKIIPNIKVRWIKPNQTNKDLPTEILNNNCSVFSIRNACSNDTGLYICEVLQDIPVLVTVKGKGTTVRLLEKKTMQMSRNDPGRVTRKADTSAAEEVNPPAEKDSHKPPSSEKYKVHIPDDVLIYILRCLPFITLLLAVCYLNRDTSKKTRTKTNRENILNPKELEEEDEEPGEEPELNEEPGEEGEQREVAARRGEPEPEERGEEPEISDKSDKMIMIR; encoded by the exons ATGATGCAGTCCGGCTCTGTGCTGCTGTGTGCTGTGTTTATAACCTGCTTCTGTTACTGCG ACTCCAGTTTAGACATTTCTGTGACCCAGACTCCAGATGAACTCACAGTGGAGGAAGGACAGAGTGTGAAAATCTCCTGTTGCTGGAATAAAATCATCCCTAATATTAAAGTGAGGTGGATTAAACCCAACCAGACTAATAAAGACCTTCCTACAGAAATCCTTAATAATAACTGCTCAGTTTTCTCTATAAGAAACGCCTGCAGTAATGATACAGGACTGTACATCTGTGAAGTTCTACAAGACATTCCTGTACTGGTTACTGTAAAAGGAAAAGGGACGACTGTGAGACtcctggaaaaaaaga CAATGCAAATGtcacggaatgacccaggcagggtgacgaggaaagcggacacaagtgcag CAGAGGAAGTTAATCCACCAGCAGAGAAAGACTCTCACAAACCACCCAGTTCTGAAA agTATAAAGTCCATATTCCGGACGACGTCCTGATCTACATCCTCCGGTGCCTGCCCTTCATCACTCTGCTCTTAGCGGTGTGTTATCTCAACCGAGATACCAGCAAGAAAACACGGACTAAAACAA ACAGAGAGAATATCCTCAACCCaaaagagctggaggaggaggatgaagaaccGGGAGAAGAACCTGAGCTGAATGAAGAACCAGGAGAAGAAGGAGAGCAAAGAGAAGTGGCTGCAAGAAGAGGAGAACCAGAACCggaagagagaggagaagaaccAGAGATATcagataaatctgataaaatgataATGATCAGATAA